A single Blastopirellula retiformator DNA region contains:
- a CDS encoding tetratricopeptide repeat protein yields the protein MRNTLRLLSLTLIAALTGLASADQVRTESGGQTGNIVNSTKDALILNKSGSPVEIPIEEIVTVSFDDEPFALKQARQEAANGQLQDALDRLKKLDPTGTDLIKQEFEYLKAYCTARLALAGSADANEATNLLFKFAQSAPNSWHFYEAAELLGDLAVSQQQYDRATQFYGSIANAKAADFKARARVLAARALIAQDKYAEAQKMYDDVLGLQSPSPGVARQKDFATVGKAICVAELGKPADGVKMIQPVIERANPKDIDLFSAAYNALGRCYLKSNQPKDALLAYLHTDILFYGNPEAHAEALYYMSKLWKEVNDPDKGVAAYDLLRSRYSGSRWASMN from the coding sequence ATGCGAAACACCCTTCGACTGCTGTCTCTCACGCTGATCGCAGCGCTGACTGGACTCGCCTCCGCCGACCAGGTGCGGACCGAGTCGGGCGGCCAGACCGGCAACATCGTCAACAGCACCAAAGACGCGCTGATCCTCAACAAGTCAGGCTCGCCGGTCGAGATTCCGATCGAAGAGATCGTGACCGTCTCGTTCGATGACGAGCCGTTCGCTTTGAAGCAGGCCCGTCAGGAAGCGGCCAATGGCCAATTGCAAGATGCCCTCGATCGCTTGAAGAAGCTCGATCCGACCGGCACCGACCTGATCAAGCAGGAATTCGAATACCTGAAGGCCTACTGCACCGCCCGTTTGGCCTTGGCCGGCTCGGCCGACGCCAACGAAGCGACCAACCTGCTGTTCAAGTTCGCCCAAAGCGCTCCCAACAGCTGGCACTTCTACGAAGCGGCCGAACTGCTGGGCGACCTAGCGGTTTCGCAGCAACAATATGACCGGGCGACGCAGTTTTACGGCAGTATCGCCAACGCCAAGGCGGCCGACTTCAAGGCTCGCGCCCGCGTCTTGGCGGCTCGGGCCTTGATCGCCCAAGACAAATACGCGGAAGCGCAAAAGATGTACGACGACGTGCTGGGGCTGCAATCGCCTTCCCCCGGCGTGGCGCGGCAGAAGGACTTCGCCACGGTCGGCAAAGCGATTTGCGTCGCCGAACTCGGCAAGCCGGCCGATGGCGTGAAGATGATCCAGCCGGTCATCGAGCGGGCCAACCCGAAAGACATCGACCTCTTCTCGGCCGCTTACAACGCTCTAGGTCGCTGCTACCTGAAGTCGAACCAGCCGAAGGACGCGCTGCTGGCCTATCTGCACACCGACATTCTGTTCTACGGCAACCCCGAGGCGCACGCCGAGGCGCTCTACTACATGAGCAAGCTGTGGAAAGAGGTCAACGACCCGGACAAAGGGGTCGCCGC